One window from the genome of Crateriforma spongiae encodes:
- a CDS encoding RNA polymerase sigma factor — MNRGTLQEPSTHPSLLDRARLGDEEGWHTLVQVYGPIVYRWIRRCGVQSADAADVMQDTFLSVAKALPEFDLDRSGATFRGWLWTIARNKLRDRQRADQRAPIFLDDADLRWSEQADDNPPSELADDIQSIQKRLLQVLRHSTDPKTWQMFWRTAVEGCDPAIVAKEMCVSRWTVYKARARVLQRLRKELEEFSC; from the coding sequence ATGAACCGCGGCACCCTCCAGGAACCATCGACGCATCCATCGTTGTTGGATCGAGCCCGATTGGGTGATGAAGAAGGATGGCACACGCTGGTCCAGGTGTATGGCCCGATCGTTTATCGCTGGATTCGACGCTGCGGGGTCCAATCGGCAGACGCGGCCGATGTGATGCAAGACACGTTTCTGTCAGTCGCCAAGGCTCTTCCCGAATTCGATCTGGACCGCTCCGGCGCCACCTTTCGTGGTTGGCTGTGGACGATCGCACGCAACAAGCTTCGGGATCGACAACGCGCCGATCAACGAGCGCCGATCTTCTTGGACGATGCAGACTTGCGATGGTCCGAGCAAGCCGATGACAATCCTCCCAGCGAACTAGCCGACGATATCCAGTCGATTCAAAAACGCTTGCTGCAAGTCCTCCGGCACTCGACCGATCCCAAGACCTGGCAAATGTTTTGGCGTACTGCCGTCGAAGGCTGTGACCCGGCGATCGTGGCAAAAGAAATGTGCGTCAGTCGCTGGACCGTTTACAAAGCTCGCGCCCGTGTGCTGCAGCGGCTGAGAAAAGAATTGGAAGAATTTTCTTGCTGA
- a CDS encoding sulfatase family protein, whose amino-acid sequence MNIPAFPRPIRVFHPGLNSQQFRNLWRIALLFWLIAVSAGLTTTGRIAASESPNVVVIFADDLGYGDVSCYGATKIKTPNMDRLAAEGIRLTDAHSAASLCSPSRYGLLTGRSPWRLHKKGNGYRLSSDQMNIAAFLKESGYTSAAIGKWHLGYSKDWNRLPITGPLEVGFDYHFGVPSNHNDSTRAFIENHDLVGRKPGQPYRIVKGQDFPDGLESPRVEDQVDTTLTRKAIDFIRRNAQRPFFLYFTPCAPHTHVTPAAQFRGTSKAGLFGDHVQELDAHVGEILDTLDDLGIAQNTLVIFTSDNGSTPKDFKGTQNVHLNLADDSGEVRRKFKTAKADAKKMGHVTNGPWRDGKGYSYEGGHRIPFIARWPGMITPGTTSDKTINLTDVFATIADVVDRDLPADAAEDSISALPLLLGQRTEIPHREAVFILGNGKDSAVAVCTGTWKLIYRYGSDEDRGHELYDLSKDPSESHDVAQQYPEIVERLADAYRSAENAGRTRP is encoded by the coding sequence ATGAACATCCCCGCTTTCCCGCGTCCTATTCGTGTTTTCCACCCAGGTTTGAACTCCCAACAGTTTCGAAACCTGTGGCGCATCGCCCTCTTATTCTGGCTGATCGCCGTGTCGGCGGGGCTGACGACGACCGGCCGCATCGCCGCGTCTGAATCACCCAATGTCGTGGTCATCTTTGCGGACGACTTGGGATATGGGGACGTCAGCTGCTATGGCGCGACCAAAATCAAAACACCGAACATGGACCGATTGGCGGCCGAAGGCATTCGTTTGACCGACGCACATTCCGCTGCTTCGCTTTGTTCCCCATCACGCTACGGATTGCTGACCGGTCGATCCCCGTGGCGATTGCATAAAAAGGGAAACGGCTATCGGCTCAGCTCCGACCAGATGAACATCGCCGCATTCTTAAAAGAATCTGGCTACACATCCGCGGCGATCGGCAAATGGCACTTGGGTTACAGCAAGGACTGGAACCGCTTGCCCATCACCGGACCACTGGAAGTCGGATTCGACTACCACTTTGGCGTGCCATCGAACCACAATGATTCCACACGGGCGTTCATCGAAAACCATGACCTGGTCGGTCGTAAACCGGGGCAGCCTTACCGGATCGTCAAAGGCCAAGACTTTCCCGACGGCTTGGAATCACCACGTGTTGAAGACCAAGTCGACACCACGCTGACCCGAAAAGCCATCGACTTCATCCGGCGCAATGCACAACGGCCATTCTTTCTGTACTTCACCCCCTGTGCGCCACACACGCACGTGACGCCGGCCGCACAGTTTCGCGGTACCAGCAAAGCCGGCTTGTTTGGTGATCACGTCCAGGAATTGGACGCTCATGTCGGCGAGATCTTGGACACGCTGGATGACCTGGGGATTGCCCAGAACACATTGGTGATCTTCACCAGCGACAACGGTTCCACCCCAAAGGATTTCAAGGGCACCCAGAACGTTCACTTGAACTTGGCCGACGACTCGGGCGAGGTGCGCCGGAAATTCAAAACTGCCAAGGCCGATGCCAAGAAGATGGGGCACGTGACCAACGGACCTTGGCGTGACGGCAAAGGCTACTCCTACGAAGGTGGCCACCGCATTCCCTTCATCGCTCGATGGCCGGGAATGATCACGCCGGGAACCACGTCCGACAAAACCATCAACTTGACCGACGTCTTTGCCACCATCGCCGATGTGGTCGATCGAGACCTTCCCGCCGACGCCGCCGAAGATTCCATCAGTGCGTTGCCGCTATTGCTGGGACAACGGACCGAGATCCCACATCGCGAAGCGGTGTTCATTCTGGGTAACGGCAAGGACAGCGCCGTGGCCGTTTGCACGGGCACTTGGAAGCTGATCTATCGTTACGGCAGCGACGAAGACCGTGGTCACGAACTGTATGACTTGTCCAAAGACCCCAGCGAAAGCCACGACGTCGCCCAGCAGTATCCGGAAATCGTCGAACGCTTGGCCGACGCCTATCGATCCGCCGAAAACGCTGGCCGCACTCGCCCCTAG
- a CDS encoding sialate O-acetylesterase, which produces MKTHAFLSAPTAIVTCLFVAGSFFHDAVHADQSKPLKVFVLVGQSNMQGHANVETLEHVGMDPATAPLLAKVQDAEGRPKVVDDVWISSLSNSGEKHGPLTTGFGANDQKIGPELMFGIAIHELLDEPVLLVKTSWGGKSLHTDFRPPSAGPYVFQSHQIQRFEQQGKDVESIRTEKREATGRYYRLMIEHVRRTLSDIGRVYPDYDSSAGYELAGLVWFQGWNDMVDSGTYPDRDQPGGYAKYSELLGHFIRDVRHDLDAPGLPIVIGVMGVNGPTALYTTQQNRIRGVHQNFRHAMATPAESPEFQGNVRAVLTENYWDQELAELRTRDNQIGQKIRTLKKEQKMTRQEESAMRDRLRKDEFTEAEWQILSTGVSNAEYHYLGSAKIMLQIGKGFAEAMAEMQD; this is translated from the coding sequence ATGAAAACGCACGCGTTTCTTTCCGCTCCGACCGCCATCGTGACCTGTTTGTTCGTTGCAGGATCGTTTTTCCATGATGCGGTCCATGCTGACCAATCAAAGCCATTGAAAGTCTTTGTCTTGGTGGGCCAGTCCAACATGCAGGGGCATGCGAATGTCGAGACGCTGGAGCATGTCGGGATGGATCCGGCAACCGCACCGCTGCTTGCCAAGGTTCAAGACGCAGAGGGACGGCCAAAAGTTGTCGATGACGTATGGATCAGTTCATTGTCCAATTCGGGTGAAAAGCATGGACCGCTGACGACGGGCTTCGGGGCGAATGATCAAAAGATCGGTCCGGAGTTAATGTTTGGGATCGCGATCCATGAATTGCTAGATGAACCCGTCTTGCTGGTCAAAACGTCCTGGGGCGGCAAAAGCCTCCATACGGATTTTCGGCCGCCCAGCGCCGGCCCCTACGTCTTTCAATCCCACCAGATCCAACGTTTCGAACAACAGGGCAAAGACGTGGAAAGCATTCGTACCGAGAAACGAGAGGCCACCGGTCGGTACTATCGTTTGATGATCGAACATGTGCGGCGCACTCTGTCGGACATTGGACGTGTCTATCCCGATTATGACTCCAGTGCGGGATATGAATTGGCCGGGCTGGTTTGGTTTCAAGGGTGGAATGACATGGTCGATTCGGGGACTTACCCCGATCGTGATCAGCCGGGTGGCTATGCGAAATACAGCGAACTGTTGGGCCACTTCATTCGCGACGTCCGGCACGATCTTGACGCTCCGGGGCTACCGATCGTGATCGGTGTGATGGGCGTCAACGGCCCGACGGCTCTGTACACGACACAACAAAACCGCATCCGCGGCGTGCACCAAAATTTTCGTCACGCGATGGCGACGCCAGCCGAGTCGCCCGAGTTTCAGGGCAACGTGCGGGCGGTGTTGACGGAGAACTACTGGGATCAGGAATTGGCCGAGCTTCGCACCCGAGACAACCAGATCGGTCAGAAGATTCGCACGCTGAAGAAAGAACAGAAAATGACTCGCCAAGAAGAGTCGGCGATGCGGGATCGGTTGCGAAAAGACGAATTCACCGAAGCGGAGTGGCAAATTCTGTCCACTGGTGTTTCCAACGCGGAATACCACTATTTGGGATCCGCCAAAATCATGTTGCAAATCGGCAAAGGGTTTGCCGAAGCTATGGCAGAGATGCAGGACTGA
- a CDS encoding polysaccharide lyase, translated as MPHSPSRIVQSAILITLLAVTSGNAQSASPIQPPNPTELRVIYSTGFEDADWLSDWNDVGHRQNMQCVDSSDRSDVPSPSGDGRSTGKVLQVTVAKDGHYGCAPQLMFQRHLGSLPDEVYASYDVCFADNFSGYGGKAPGWSGIESVGWGGKPSDGINGWSARGGIHTNDDGTLGLSYYTYHARMRGKYGDSFRWTGPAAAIKTGRWYHIDQYCKINTPGRPDGVLRAWVDGELVLDKTDVQMRNTNQLGLKSYWLNYYYGGKGVSAHERHVYLDNLTLMTPKR; from the coding sequence ATGCCACATTCACCGTCTCGCATCGTCCAATCCGCGATCCTGATCACACTTCTGGCCGTCACATCCGGCAATGCACAATCAGCCTCGCCAATCCAGCCGCCGAATCCCACGGAACTTCGCGTCATCTATTCCACCGGCTTTGAAGACGCCGACTGGCTGAGCGATTGGAACGACGTCGGTCATCGCCAGAACATGCAATGCGTTGATTCGTCGGATCGTTCCGACGTCCCGTCACCAAGTGGCGACGGTCGGTCGACCGGCAAAGTCTTACAAGTCACTGTGGCGAAAGACGGCCACTACGGTTGTGCTCCTCAGCTGATGTTCCAGCGGCATCTGGGATCGCTTCCGGACGAGGTCTATGCCAGCTATGACGTTTGTTTTGCCGACAACTTTTCCGGCTACGGCGGCAAAGCACCGGGGTGGAGCGGCATTGAAAGCGTTGGCTGGGGCGGCAAACCATCGGACGGCATCAACGGTTGGTCCGCACGTGGCGGCATCCATACCAACGATGATGGAACGTTGGGTCTGTCTTACTACACGTACCATGCTCGCATGCGTGGCAAGTACGGCGATTCATTTCGCTGGACCGGTCCCGCAGCCGCGATCAAGACCGGACGTTGGTACCACATCGACCAGTACTGCAAGATCAACACGCCGGGCCGACCTGATGGTGTCTTGCGAGCATGGGTCGACGGCGAACTCGTCTTGGATAAGACCGATGTTCAAATGCGAAACACCAATCAACTGGGTTTAAAATCGTATTGGCTGAACTACTACTACGGCGGCAAAGGCGTCTCCGCTCACGAACGTCACGTGTATCTGGATAACCTTACGCTGATGACGCCGAAACGATAG
- a CDS encoding FAD-dependent oxidoreductase: MFVLRVYAAVLLTCLLIDYRPIVAADDDGLVLIETESFAETGGWVVDQQFMDQMGSPYLLAHGLGEPVADAVTKITFPAAGSYRVWVRTRDWVAPWNAPGAPGRFKISFDNEPVDTVFGTEGAAWHWQDGGEVQLNDRVEIRLHDLAGFDGRCDAILLSADPDFVPPDDGDALRRLRSRLLGWDQDPIDAGTYDLVVVGGGFAGSCAAIAAARLDLSVALIQDRPVLGGNGSSEVRVWPEGESRVEPYPEVGRVVDELSPSASIKLHPDPKGPLAFDDRHKTQLAMAESNLDLFLQHRVNAAEHDNNHIVSVTAQHTRSGQRKRFTARWFLDSTGDGVLGALVGADYEYAAQGHMGTTNLWSIGETTANEHQIRCLCDDDDPLSINFVASQAAQPFPRCPWAVDMSQIAFPGRDGKAAFGAPGINQLGNWFWESGFNKDIIEDGEWIRDLNLRAMFGAWDTLKNIDGKYPNHRLKWAAFIGGKRESRRLMGDVVLTANDFRDKTVFEDAAFPCSWHIDIHSPHPEYFESDSGDAYFSTFTRGKEFRYQGPYWAPYRCLYSRNIDNLFMAGRDISVSQSGLGPVRVMRTGGVMGEIVAMAASICKAHDCTPRDVYQSHLDELKQCMTQGIPAHD, encoded by the coding sequence ATGTTTGTCCTGCGTGTTTACGCCGCTGTGCTGCTGACTTGCCTGCTGATCGATTACCGTCCTATCGTCGCTGCCGATGACGATGGATTGGTTCTGATCGAAACCGAATCGTTCGCCGAAACAGGCGGTTGGGTGGTCGACCAACAGTTCATGGACCAAATGGGATCGCCGTATTTGTTGGCCCACGGACTGGGCGAACCCGTCGCCGATGCCGTGACCAAGATCACGTTTCCCGCGGCGGGATCGTACCGCGTGTGGGTGCGGACACGTGATTGGGTGGCTCCCTGGAACGCGCCCGGTGCGCCCGGGCGTTTCAAAATCTCATTCGACAACGAACCGGTCGACACCGTGTTCGGGACTGAGGGCGCCGCATGGCACTGGCAAGACGGTGGCGAAGTTCAACTGAACGATCGAGTTGAAATCCGGCTTCACGATTTGGCAGGATTCGACGGACGATGCGACGCCATCCTGTTGTCCGCCGATCCGGATTTTGTACCGCCCGATGACGGCGATGCGCTGCGTCGGTTGCGAAGCCGACTGTTGGGCTGGGATCAAGATCCGATCGATGCGGGAACCTATGACTTGGTCGTTGTCGGCGGCGGCTTTGCCGGGTCGTGTGCCGCGATCGCCGCGGCGCGACTGGACTTGTCGGTCGCTTTGATTCAAGACCGACCGGTGCTGGGCGGCAACGGCAGCAGCGAAGTTCGAGTATGGCCCGAAGGCGAATCCCGTGTCGAACCCTATCCCGAAGTCGGCCGGGTCGTCGACGAACTGTCGCCCAGCGCTAGTATCAAATTGCATCCGGATCCGAAGGGGCCGCTGGCATTCGACGACCGCCACAAAACCCAATTGGCGATGGCGGAATCGAACTTGGACTTGTTCCTGCAGCATCGCGTCAACGCCGCCGAACATGACAACAATCACATCGTCAGCGTCACGGCCCAGCACACACGCTCGGGGCAACGAAAACGTTTCACCGCCCGGTGGTTCCTGGATTCCACCGGCGACGGCGTCTTGGGTGCGCTGGTCGGCGCAGACTATGAATACGCCGCCCAAGGTCACATGGGGACGACGAACCTGTGGAGCATCGGTGAAACGACGGCCAATGAACACCAGATTCGCTGTCTGTGCGACGACGACGATCCGCTGTCGATCAACTTCGTCGCCTCCCAAGCCGCCCAGCCGTTCCCGCGTTGCCCGTGGGCCGTCGACATGTCGCAGATCGCGTTTCCTGGACGCGACGGCAAAGCCGCTTTCGGTGCGCCGGGCATCAACCAACTTGGCAACTGGTTTTGGGAATCAGGATTCAACAAAGACATCATCGAAGACGGCGAATGGATTCGCGACCTGAACCTGCGTGCGATGTTCGGTGCTTGGGACACGCTGAAGAACATCGATGGCAAGTATCCAAACCACCGTCTGAAGTGGGCCGCCTTTATCGGAGGCAAACGAGAATCCCGGCGTCTGATGGGCGACGTGGTTTTGACGGCCAATGACTTTCGTGACAAAACAGTTTTCGAAGACGCCGCATTCCCCTGCAGCTGGCACATCGACATCCACTCGCCTCACCCGGAATATTTCGAATCCGACAGCGGTGATGCTTATTTCTCCACGTTCACCCGCGGCAAAGAGTTTCGTTATCAAGGCCCGTATTGGGCACCGTATCGATGCTTATACAGCCGCAACATCGACAACCTGTTCATGGCGGGACGCGACATCAGCGTCTCGCAATCCGGTTTGGGCCCGGTACGGGTGATGCGGACCGGCGGCGTGATGGGAGAAATTGTTGCGATGGCCGCGTCGATCTGCAAAGCCCATGACTGTACACCGCGGGATGTCTACCAAAGCCATCTGGACGAATTGAAACAATGCATGACCCAGGGTATCCCCGCGCACGACTGA
- a CDS encoding arylsulfatase, producing MATSTARAADDTPNILVIFGDDIGQTNVSAYTRGLVGYQTPNIDRIAKEGMLFTDYYAEQSCTAGRSTFITGQCTYRTGLAKVGLPGSPLGLQAEDATLAELLKPHGYATGQFGKNHLGDRDEFLPTAHGFDEFFGNLYHLNAEEEPENRNYPTDPEFRKKFGPRGVIKSSADGKIEDTGPLTKKRMETVDEETSAAAMDFIERQVKADKPFLCWWNATRMHFRTHVKEENRDEPGLTSRTEYADGMIEHDQQVGQLLDKLDELGISDNTIVLYTTDNGPHKNTWPDAGLSPFRNEKNSNWEGAFRVPCVVRWPGKIEAGSVSNEIVSGLDWLPTFMAAVGEDDIKEKLLNGHQAAGKTFKVHLDGYNILPYLTGKEERSPRKDFFYFNDDGQLVAMRFENWKLVFLEQRAPGLLKVWAEPFTQLRLPKMYDLRADPYEQADITSNTYYDWLIDHAFLLVPAQAYAGKFIETFAEFPPRQKPASFNLEEVMQQLQESSNH from the coding sequence ATGGCCACCTCGACCGCCCGCGCCGCCGACGATACCCCAAACATTTTGGTGATCTTCGGCGACGACATCGGTCAAACCAACGTTTCCGCCTACACCCGCGGTTTGGTCGGTTACCAAACGCCCAACATCGACCGCATCGCCAAAGAAGGCATGCTGTTTACCGATTACTACGCCGAGCAAAGCTGCACGGCGGGTCGGTCCACCTTCATCACCGGCCAATGCACCTACCGAACAGGCTTGGCCAAAGTCGGCCTGCCCGGATCGCCGCTGGGATTGCAAGCCGAAGACGCAACGCTGGCCGAATTGCTGAAGCCGCACGGTTACGCCACCGGCCAATTCGGAAAGAACCACCTGGGTGACCGCGACGAATTTCTGCCGACCGCCCACGGCTTCGATGAATTCTTTGGCAACCTGTATCACCTGAACGCCGAGGAAGAACCAGAAAATCGCAACTACCCGACCGACCCGGAGTTTCGCAAAAAGTTTGGTCCGCGTGGCGTGATCAAATCCAGCGCCGACGGCAAGATCGAAGACACCGGCCCGCTGACCAAAAAGCGAATGGAAACCGTCGACGAAGAAACCTCCGCTGCCGCGATGGACTTCATCGAACGACAAGTCAAAGCGGACAAGCCGTTCCTTTGTTGGTGGAACGCGACACGAATGCACTTCCGCACTCACGTCAAAGAAGAAAATCGGGACGAACCCGGCCTGACATCGCGAACCGAATACGCGGACGGGATGATCGAACATGATCAACAGGTCGGCCAACTGTTGGACAAGCTGGACGAACTGGGCATCAGCGACAACACGATCGTCTTGTACACGACCGACAACGGCCCGCACAAAAACACGTGGCCCGATGCCGGCCTTAGCCCTTTCCGCAACGAGAAGAACAGCAACTGGGAAGGCGCCTTCCGCGTTCCCTGTGTGGTGCGTTGGCCCGGCAAGATCGAAGCGGGCAGCGTGTCCAATGAAATCGTCAGCGGCCTGGACTGGTTGCCCACCTTCATGGCGGCCGTCGGCGAAGATGACATTAAAGAAAAACTGCTCAACGGTCACCAAGCCGCTGGCAAAACGTTCAAAGTCCACTTGGACGGTTACAACATCTTGCCCTACCTGACAGGCAAGGAAGAACGATCGCCACGTAAAGACTTCTTCTACTTCAACGACGACGGCCAACTGGTCGCCATGCGTTTCGAAAATTGGAAACTGGTCTTTCTGGAGCAACGCGCACCGGGATTGCTGAAGGTCTGGGCCGAACCGTTCACCCAACTGCGGTTGCCCAAGATGTACGACTTGCGGGCCGACCCGTACGAACAAGCCGACATCACGTCCAACACGTATTACGACTGGTTGATCGACCACGCGTTTCTGCTGGTGCCGGCGCAAGCTTACGCGGGCAAATTCATCGAGACGTTTGCGGAATTCCCGCCACGCCAAAAACCCGCCAGCTTCAATCTGGAAGAGGTGATGCAACAGCTGCAAGAAAGCAGCAATCACTGA
- the csrA gene encoding carbon storage regulator CsrA, whose product MLVLSRKKNESIVINNDIKIVVVEIRGDKVRLGIEAPREVPVHRREVYDAIQKSMEAGDPTVEP is encoded by the coding sequence ATGTTGGTTCTATCACGAAAGAAAAACGAGAGCATCGTGATCAACAACGACATCAAAATTGTCGTCGTTGAGATCCGAGGCGATAAGGTTCGCCTGGGTATCGAGGCTCCCCGCGAGGTGCCGGTGCACCGCCGCGAAGTTTACGACGCGATCCAAAAAAGTATGGAAGCGGGCGACCCCACGGTCGAACCGTAA
- a CDS encoding DUF2203 domain-containing protein, translating to MNWRKTGNPARDRRIPLPNRITAAKQSIRRQTRIVIMVHAVNPPTDPNRRPRSGRRDAGASPIFTPEQANRTLPLVRRIVQDVMQLRHEIAALNQQLAGLNERDAKGLGRHRDFVDEVDDVRDSLQQDRDRLSGHMDELAKLGVVLHDDAEGYVDFRAVHDRRIIHLCWHIDEPEIRYWHEANEVAAKRRCIEGRRFAQQRN from the coding sequence ATGAACTGGCGTAAAACGGGCAATCCGGCCCGCGATCGTCGCATCCCCTTACCGAACCGAATCACCGCAGCCAAACAATCCATTCGCCGACAAACCCGGATCGTCATCATGGTTCATGCCGTCAATCCGCCGACCGACCCCAACCGTCGACCGCGATCAGGACGACGTGACGCCGGCGCGTCGCCGATCTTCACGCCCGAACAGGCCAACCGAACACTGCCCCTGGTCCGTCGAATCGTCCAGGACGTGATGCAATTGCGGCACGAGATCGCTGCGCTGAATCAACAACTGGCCGGCTTGAATGAACGTGATGCCAAAGGATTGGGAAGACATCGCGACTTTGTGGATGAGGTCGACGATGTGCGGGATTCCCTACAGCAGGATCGCGATCGATTGTCGGGGCACATGGACGAACTGGCAAAGCTGGGCGTGGTGCTGCACGACGACGCCGAAGGCTATGTCGATTTTCGTGCCGTGCATGACCGTCGGATCATTCACCTTTGTTGGCACATCGATGAACCGGAGATCCGATATTGGCACGAAGCCAACGAGGTGGCGGCGAAACGCCGATGCATCGAAGGACGGCGGTTCGCCCAGCAGCGAAATTGA
- a CDS encoding prepilin peptidase — MLQPFIELPLIVRWIILALLGLGGGVLANHVIYTWCWFPRPISPWRRRNRASDSNEAKPTAFAATDRIPLFGWLIRSRRDAAAFGRWFWVRPLMIELGLMIALPAYYQYTCVAGGMLPEAFRDPATVNNLAGYLNWIFVAHALLLILMTAATFIDFDEQTIPDLITIPGTLIALTMATLSPWIFMPALVPGAGGVPASFRPITFSLPDLPADPKWFTSTGWWTAIAIWSGWCFALSHRRVILRKGWAKAVEFFLAGLVRYPTWKFLMAMWLVGLVAVSGVYLVREEIWGGIAWTGLLTSLFGLAVGGSVVWAIRIVASAAMGVEAMGFGDVTLMAMIGAFVGWQASIAAFFLSPIAAIAIVLVQYAITRESRVPFGPYLCAGTVLTMLFWDRIYAGYLESVLITLGPSLLWFALSMCGLLGVMLFVWGLIKKAAFQ, encoded by the coding sequence GTGCTGCAGCCATTCATCGAACTGCCGCTGATTGTTCGCTGGATCATCCTGGCCCTGCTGGGGCTGGGCGGCGGCGTGCTGGCCAATCATGTGATCTACACGTGGTGCTGGTTCCCACGCCCGATCAGCCCGTGGCGGCGAAGAAACCGGGCGTCAGATTCGAACGAAGCCAAACCAACCGCCTTTGCGGCGACCGACCGGATTCCCTTGTTCGGATGGCTGATCCGATCCCGTCGTGATGCAGCGGCCTTTGGACGCTGGTTTTGGGTGCGGCCCTTGATGATCGAATTGGGGCTGATGATCGCCCTGCCGGCTTACTACCAATACACCTGTGTGGCGGGCGGCATGCTTCCGGAAGCGTTCCGTGATCCAGCCACCGTGAATAATCTGGCCGGCTATCTGAATTGGATCTTTGTGGCCCACGCGTTGTTGTTGATCTTGATGACCGCGGCGACGTTCATCGATTTTGACGAGCAAACGATCCCCGACTTGATCACCATTCCGGGCACGCTGATCGCCCTGACCATGGCAACGCTGTCACCTTGGATCTTCATGCCCGCACTGGTTCCCGGTGCCGGAGGCGTCCCGGCCAGTTTTCGTCCGATCACTTTCAGCCTGCCCGATCTGCCGGCCGATCCCAAGTGGTTCACGTCGACCGGATGGTGGACCGCGATTGCGATATGGTCGGGCTGGTGCTTTGCCCTTTCGCACCGCCGCGTGATCTTGCGCAAAGGCTGGGCGAAAGCCGTGGAGTTTTTCTTGGCCGGCCTGGTCCGCTATCCGACATGGAAGTTTTTGATGGCCATGTGGCTGGTCGGACTGGTGGCGGTCAGCGGCGTGTACTTGGTGCGCGAAGAAATTTGGGGCGGCATCGCTTGGACCGGCCTGTTGACGTCACTGTTCGGCTTGGCCGTGGGCGGGTCCGTTGTCTGGGCCATCCGCATCGTCGCCTCCGCCGCCATGGGTGTGGAAGCCATGGGCTTTGGCGACGTGACTTTGATGGCGATGATCGGCGCCTTCGTCGGATGGCAGGCTTCGATCGCCGCATTCTTTCTGTCGCCAATTGCGGCGATCGCCATCGTCTTGGTCCAGTACGCAATCACGCGAGAATCCCGTGTGCCGTTCGGTCCCTACCTTTGTGCGGGAACCGTACTGACGATGCTGTTTTGGGATCGCATCTATGCGGGCTACTTGGAATCAGTGCTGATCACGCTAGGGCCATCACTGCTGTGGTTCGCGCTATCGATGTGCGGGCTGTTGGGCGTGATGCTATTTGTCTGGGGCCTGATCAAGAAAGCCGCCTTTCAATGA